The following coding sequences are from one Aliarcobacter skirrowii CCUG 10374 window:
- the mraY gene encoding phospho-N-acetylmuramoyl-pentapeptide-transferase, with product MFYWFYRHLEINIFQYISIRAGISFFVAFVLTMYLLPKFIKWAKSKNASQPIYDLAPEAHKQKAGTPTMGGVVFIFSAIIATILTAKLNNFYVFGGLLTLALFSLIGIRDDYKKITKANNSEGLSAKMKLVLQFLSAAIVVSLIFYFGHTSDLYIPFYKYPLFEMGVFAIVFWMFIIVGSSNAVNLTDGLDGLATVPSILAFTTLSILVYTVGHIVFSNYLLLPSISQAGELAILGAAIVGSLIGFLWFNAYPAEVFMGDSGSLPLGALMGFFAIVSKSEILLLAIGFIFVLETVSVMLQVGSYKLRHKRVFLMAPIHHHFEQKGWKENKIIVRFWIISFMANLIALLSLKIR from the coding sequence TTGTTTTACTGGTTTTATAGACACCTTGAGATTAATATCTTCCAATATATTTCAATTCGTGCAGGAATAAGTTTTTTTGTAGCTTTTGTTTTAACTATGTATTTATTGCCAAAATTTATAAAATGGGCAAAGAGTAAAAATGCTTCTCAGCCAATTTATGATTTAGCACCAGAAGCTCATAAACAAAAAGCAGGAACTCCAACTATGGGTGGAGTTGTTTTTATATTTTCTGCAATAATTGCAACAATTTTAACAGCAAAATTAAATAATTTTTATGTTTTTGGAGGACTTTTAACACTAGCTTTATTCTCACTAATTGGAATTAGAGATGATTATAAGAAAATTACTAAAGCAAACAATAGCGAGGGTTTGAGTGCTAAAATGAAACTAGTTTTACAATTTTTAAGTGCAGCTATAGTTGTAAGTTTAATATTCTATTTTGGACATACAAGTGATTTGTACATACCATTTTATAAATATCCACTATTTGAAATGGGAGTTTTTGCAATTGTTTTTTGGATGTTTATAATAGTTGGCTCATCAAATGCCGTAAATCTTACAGATGGACTTGATGGCTTAGCAACTGTTCCATCAATTTTAGCATTTACAACTCTATCAATTTTGGTATATACAGTAGGGCATATAGTTTTTTCAAACTATTTACTGCTTCCAAGTATATCTCAGGCTGGAGAGTTGGCAATTTTAGGAGCCGCAATTGTTGGATCATTGATTGGATTTTTATGGTTTAATGCTTATCCAGCTGAAGTTTTTATGGGTGATAGCGGATCTCTTCCTTTGGGAGCTTTAATGGGATTTTTTGCAATAGTTTCAAAATCTGAAATTTTGCTTTTAGCTATTGGTTTTATTTTTGTATTGGAAACTGTTTCTGTTATGCTTCAAGTAGGATCTTATAAATTAAGACATAAAAGAGTTTTTCTTATGGCACCAATACATCATCACTTTGAGCAAAAAGGCTGGAAAGAGAATAAGATTATTGTTCGTTTTTGGATAATATCTTTTATGGCCAATTTAATTGCACTATTAAGTTTAAAGATTAGATAA
- the murD gene encoding UDP-N-acetylmuramoyl-L-alanine--D-glutamate ligase: MKKFRILGKGKTALALKNRFPESQIYDDSDFDIYDKESDTLTVVSPGIPPHNKLVQASKNIISDYDLFYDDMPFSIWISGTNGKTTTTQMCQYILQKHNSVCGGNIGVPLSKLDKSKKIWILETSSFTLHYTQKAKPNIYILLPISEDHITWHGTYEEYKKAKLKPLELMFENDIVILPREFENIKTKAHTIYYSCSDDLCEEFKIDKSKINFNEPFLIDSIMALSTSKILFDEVDYDLINSFKIDKHKVEEFKDKKNRVWIDDSKATNVDATINALVPFQNRNIHIILGGDDKGANLSPLFENIKHFDIVVYAIGSNTKKIVDFCKENSIKVFECLYLEIAVQKIDKNMKDDSIAILSPAAASLDQFKSYAQRGEIFKEFVKNLS; the protein is encoded by the coding sequence ATGAAAAAATTTAGAATATTAGGTAAAGGTAAAACAGCATTAGCTTTAAAAAATAGATTTCCAGAATCACAAATTTATGATGATAGCGATTTTGATATATATGATAAAGAGTCAGATACTCTTACTGTTGTAAGCCCTGGAATTCCACCACATAATAAACTGGTACAGGCTTCTAAAAATATAATTAGTGATTATGATCTGTTTTATGATGATATGCCTTTTTCAATTTGGATTAGTGGAACAAATGGTAAAACAACTACTACTCAAATGTGTCAATATATATTACAAAAACATAACTCTGTTTGTGGTGGAAATATTGGAGTTCCATTAAGTAAACTAGATAAATCTAAAAAAATATGGATACTTGAAACTTCATCATTTACGCTTCACTATACACAAAAAGCAAAACCAAATATATATATACTTTTACCAATAAGTGAAGATCATATTACTTGGCATGGAACTTATGAAGAGTATAAAAAGGCAAAATTAAAACCACTTGAACTTATGTTTGAGAATGATATTGTAATTTTACCAAGAGAGTTTGAAAACATTAAAACAAAAGCACATACTATTTATTATAGCTGTAGTGATGATTTATGTGAAGAGTTTAAAATAGATAAATCTAAAATCAATTTTAATGAACCATTTTTAATAGATTCAATAATGGCTCTATCAACAAGTAAAATACTATTTGATGAAGTAGATTATGATTTAATAAATAGTTTTAAAATCGATAAACACAAAGTTGAAGAGTTTAAAGATAAAAAAAATAGAGTATGGATAGATGATAGTAAAGCAACAAATGTTGATGCAACAATAAATGCTTTAGTTCCTTTTCAAAATAGAAATATACATATAATTTTGGGTGGAGATGATAAGGGTGCAAATCTTTCCCCTCTATTTGAAAATATAAAACATTTTGATATTGTAGTTTATGCAATAGGTAGTAATACAAAAAAAATAGTAGATTTTTGCAAAGAAAATAGTATAAAAGTATTTGAATGCCTATATTTAGAAATAGCAGTTCAAAAGATAGATAAAAATATGAAAGATGATAGTATTGCTATTTTATCCCCAGCAGCTGCATCTTTAGATCAGTTTAAGTCATATGCACAAAGAGGTGAAATATTCAAAGAATTTGTAAAAAATTTAAGTTAA
- the tuf gene encoding elongation factor Tu — MAKEKFSRNKPHVNIGTIGHVDHGKTTTTAAISAVLALKYGGEMRDYDQIDNAPEERERGITIATSHIEYETDKRHYAHVDCPGHADYVKNMITGAAQMDGAILVIASTDGPMAQTREHILLSKQVGVPYIVVFLNKEDQLDPADKDEMLELVEMEIRELLSTYDFPGDDTPIVAGSAFQALEEAKKGSVGPWGEKIVALMNAVDEYIPTPERDTDKPFLMPVEDVFSISGRGTVVTGRIELGTIKVGEEIEIVGFGDTRKTTVTGVEMFRKEMDQGQAGDNCGILLRGIKKEEVERGQVLCKPGTIKPHTSFKCEVYILSKEEGGRHTPFFSGYRPQFYVRTTDVTGSCTLMEGTEMVMPGDNVEMTVELVAPIALEKGTKFAIREGGRTVGAGVVSEIIK; from the coding sequence ATGGCAAAAGAAAAGTTTTCAAGAAATAAGCCGCACGTAAACATTGGTACAATCGGACACGTTGACCACGGTAAAACTACTACAACTGCTGCAATTTCAGCTGTATTAGCTTTAAAATATGGTGGAGAGATGAGAGATTATGATCAAATCGATAACGCTCCAGAAGAGAGAGAAAGAGGAATTACTATTGCTACTTCTCATATTGAGTATGAAACTGATAAAAGACACTATGCTCACGTAGATTGTCCAGGTCACGCGGATTATGTTAAAAACATGATTACAGGTGCTGCTCAAATGGATGGAGCTATCTTAGTTATCGCTTCAACAGATGGACCAATGGCTCAAACAAGAGAGCATATCCTTCTTTCAAAACAAGTTGGGGTTCCATATATTGTTGTATTCTTAAACAAAGAAGATCAATTAGATCCAGCTGATAAAGATGAGATGTTAGAGTTAGTTGAAATGGAAATTAGAGAATTACTTTCTACTTATGATTTCCCAGGTGATGATACTCCAATCGTTGCTGGTTCTGCATTCCAAGCTTTAGAAGAAGCTAAAAAAGGTTCAGTTGGACCATGGGGAGAAAAAATTGTTGCATTAATGAATGCAGTTGATGAGTATATCCCAACTCCTGAAAGAGATACTGATAAACCTTTCTTAATGCCAGTTGAGGACGTATTCTCAATTTCTGGAAGAGGAACTGTTGTTACTGGAAGAATTGAACTAGGAACAATTAAAGTTGGTGAAGAGATCGAAATCGTAGGATTTGGAGACACTAGAAAAACTACTGTTACTGGTGTTGAGATGTTTAGAAAAGAGATGGATCAAGGTCAAGCGGGTGATAACTGTGGTATTCTTTTAAGAGGAATCAAAAAAGAAGAGGTTGAAAGAGGACAAGTTCTTTGTAAGCCAGGAACAATTAAACCACATACATCATTTAAATGTGAAGTTTATATTCTTTCAAAAGAAGAGGGTGGAAGACATACTCCATTCTTTAGTGGATATAGACCACAATTCTATGTTAGAACAACAGATGTTACAGGTTCTTGTACTTTAATGGAAGGTACTGAAATGGTTATGCCAGGTGATAACGTAGAGATGACTGTTGAATTAGTTGCTCCAATTGCTCTTGAAAAAGGAACAAAGTTTGCTATTAGAGAAGGTGGAAGAACTGTTGGTGCTGGAGTTGTTTCAGAAATCATTAAATAA
- the rpmG gene encoding 50S ribosomal protein L33 produces MRIKIGLKCQESGDINYTTWKNPKTHTEKFEVKKYCPRLKKHTIHKEVKLKS; encoded by the coding sequence ATAAGAATTAAAATAGGATTAAAATGCCAAGAGAGTGGAGATATTAACTACACTACTTGGAAAAATCCAAAAACTCATACTGAAAAGTTTGAAGTTAAAAAATATTGTCCAAGATTAAAAAAACACACTATTCATAAAGAAGTGAAGTTAAAATCTTAG
- the secE gene encoding preprotein translocase subunit SecE, with the protein MSKASNYFNSVKAELSKVIFPIKEQIRTAYISVFIVVTVIALFLALIDGAMSLGLSMIIN; encoded by the coding sequence TTGAGTAAAGCTAGTAACTATTTTAACAGTGTAAAAGCTGAATTATCTAAAGTAATATTTCCAATTAAAGAGCAGATAAGAACTGCTTATATTTCAGTATTTATTGTTGTTACAGTAATAGCCTTGTTTCTAGCTTTAATTGATGGTGCTATGTCTCTTGGTTTATCAATGATAATTAACTAA
- the nusG gene encoding transcription termination/antitermination protein NusG, whose amino-acid sequence MAHKWYAIQTYSGSELSVKKAILKLKDEMADDRILEVLVPTEDLIEVKKGKKVIIERPLYPAYAFAKIDLDTALWHRIQSMPKVGRFIGESKKPTALSDKDINLILEKAKNKAAAKPKISFDEGEMVRINEGPFANFNGIVEDFDLVSGILKLNVSIFGRNTPVEISYTQVERIV is encoded by the coding sequence ATGGCACATAAATGGTATGCAATACAAACTTATTCAGGTAGTGAGTTATCTGTGAAAAAAGCTATTTTAAAGTTAAAAGATGAAATGGCTGATGATAGAATTTTAGAAGTTTTAGTTCCAACGGAAGATTTAATTGAAGTAAAAAAAGGTAAAAAAGTAATTATTGAAAGACCACTTTATCCAGCTTATGCTTTCGCTAAAATTGATTTAGATACAGCATTATGGCATAGAATCCAATCAATGCCAAAAGTTGGAAGATTTATTGGAGAGTCAAAAAAACCAACAGCTTTAAGTGATAAAGATATAAATCTTATATTAGAAAAAGCTAAAAATAAAGCAGCAGCTAAACCTAAAATCTCTTTTGATGAGGGTGAAATGGTTAGAATAAATGAAGGACCTTTTGCTAACTTTAATGGTATAGTTGAAGATTTTGATTTAGTTTCAGGTATATTAAAATTAAATGTATCTATTTTTGGAAGAAATACTCCTGTTGAAATCTCTTATACTCAAGTAGAGAGAATCGTATAA
- the rplK gene encoding 50S ribosomal protein L11: MAKKIQGYLKLQIPAGAANPSPPVGPALGQRGVNIMEFCKAFNEKTKDKAGYRLPVVLTIYTDKSFTFEVKQPPMTELIKKISGVKKGSDNPLKNKVGKLSKAQVMEIVDMKIKDLNTDDKEVAAKIVAGSARSIGIDVEL, from the coding sequence ATGGCTAAGAAAATTCAAGGTTATTTAAAACTACAAATACCTGCGGGTGCAGCAAATCCATCACCTCCAGTTGGACCAGCTCTTGGACAAAGAGGTGTTAATATTATGGAATTCTGTAAAGCATTTAACGAAAAAACAAAAGATAAAGCTGGTTATAGATTACCAGTTGTTCTTACAATTTATACAGATAAAAGCTTTACATTTGAAGTAAAACAACCTCCAATGACAGAGTTAATTAAAAAAATATCTGGTGTAAAAAAAGGTAGCGATAATCCACTTAAAAATAAAGTTGGAAAACTATCAAAAGCACAAGTTATGGAAATTGTTGATATGAAAATTAAAGATTTAAATACAGACGATAAAGAAGTAGCTGCAAAAATAGTTGCTGGAAGTGCTAGATCAATAGGAATTGATGTAGAGTTATAA
- the rplA gene encoding 50S ribosomal protein L1: MAKVSKRYKALASKVEERKYSLEEACNLVKDLKSAKFDESVEIALNLNVDPRHADQMIRGAVVLPNGTGKTVRVAVFAKGAKMDEAKAAGADIVGNDDLAEAIQAGNINFDVLVATPDCMGIVGKVGRILGPKGLMPNPKTGTVTMDVTKAVNDAKGGQVTYRVDKKGNMQAAIGKVSFSAQAIKENAEAFIGAINRAKPSTAKGRYITNAAISLTMSPSVILDNMELLEIR; encoded by the coding sequence ATGGCAAAAGTTTCAAAAAGATATAAAGCATTAGCTTCTAAAGTTGAAGAGAGAAAATACTCTTTAGAAGAAGCTTGTAATTTAGTAAAAGATTTAAAATCTGCTAAATTTGATGAGAGTGTTGAAATTGCACTAAATTTAAATGTTGATCCAAGACATGCAGATCAAATGATTAGAGGAGCTGTTGTTCTTCCAAATGGTACTGGTAAAACTGTTAGAGTTGCTGTTTTTGCAAAAGGTGCAAAAATGGATGAAGCTAAAGCTGCTGGTGCTGATATTGTAGGAAATGATGATTTAGCAGAAGCTATTCAAGCTGGAAATATTAATTTCGATGTTTTAGTTGCAACTCCTGATTGTATGGGAATTGTAGGAAAAGTTGGAAGAATTCTTGGACCAAAAGGTTTAATGCCAAATCCAAAAACAGGAACTGTAACTATGGATGTTACAAAAGCTGTTAATGATGCAAAAGGTGGTCAAGTAACTTATAGAGTTGATAAAAAAGGTAATATGCAAGCTGCTATTGGAAAAGTTTCATTCTCAGCGCAAGCTATAAAAGAGAATGCTGAAGCTTTCATTGGAGCTATTAATAGAGCAAAACCTTCAACTGCAAAAGGAAGATATATTACTAATGCAGCTATTAGTTTAACTATGAGTCCATCAGTTATTTTAGATAATATGGAATTATTAGAAATTAGATAA
- the rplJ gene encoding 50S ribosomal protein L10 produces MTRNKKSEIIDFLAAEFKNSLAVVVCDYKGLTHKELEVLRKDAKANNTKVQVVKNSLVTKAVKAAELGDVDLNGTNIYLWSEDQISACKVADKFASSTKDKFSIKSGIIEGEICDASRVNAFAKLPSREELLGMLASVWMGPVRNFTIGLDALRRKKEEEAA; encoded by the coding sequence ATGACTAGAAATAAAAAATCAGAGATTATTGATTTCTTAGCTGCTGAGTTCAAAAACTCTTTGGCTGTTGTAGTTTGCGACTATAAAGGTCTTACTCATAAAGAACTAGAAGTTCTAAGAAAAGATGCTAAAGCAAATAATACAAAAGTTCAAGTTGTAAAAAACAGTTTAGTAACTAAAGCTGTAAAAGCAGCAGAACTTGGTGATGTTGATTTAAATGGAACAAATATCTATTTATGGTCAGAAGATCAAATTTCAGCTTGTAAAGTAGCTGATAAGTTTGCATCTTCTACAAAAGATAAATTCTCAATTAAATCTGGTATCATCGAAGGTGAAATCTGTGATGCTTCTAGAGTTAATGCGTTTGCTAAATTACCATCAAGAGAAGAGCTTCTTGGAATGCTTGCATCTGTATGGATGGGACCAGTTAGAAACTTTACTATTGGTCTTGATGCTCTTAGAAGAAAAAAAGAAGAAGAGGCGGCTTAA
- the rplL gene encoding 50S ribosomal protein L7/L12 — translation MAISKEDVLEFISGLSVLELSELVKEFEEKFGVSAQPVAVAGGAVAAVEAAEEKTEFDVIIVDSGDKKINVIKEIRAITGLGLKEAKDAAEQTPSTIKEGISKADAEAIKAQLEAAGAKVEVK, via the coding sequence ATGGCAATTTCTAAAGAAGATGTTTTAGAATTTATCTCTGGTTTATCAGTTCTTGAACTATCAGAGTTAGTAAAAGAGTTTGAAGAAAAATTTGGTGTATCTGCACAACCTGTTGCAGTTGCTGGTGGAGCAGTTGCTGCTGTTGAAGCTGCTGAAGAAAAAACTGAGTTTGACGTAATTATCGTTGATTCAGGAGATAAAAAAATCAATGTTATTAAAGAAATCAGAGCAATTACTGGTCTTGGATTAAAAGAGGCTAAAGATGCTGCTGAGCAAACTCCTTCAACAATTAAAGAAGGAATCTCTAAAGCTGACGCTGAAGCAATTAAAGCTCAGTTAGAAGCTGCTGGAGCTAAAGTAGAAGTTAAATAA
- the rpoB gene encoding DNA-directed RNA polymerase subunit beta — protein MLNSLKSGNRLRVDFAKNPQKIEIPNLLQLQQNSYESFLMVNKKDRSSAGIEKVFKTIFPIHDAQNRLTLDYLGSEVGKPRYDVRETMIRGLTYSIPLKINVRLTLWDIDEKTGEKIGVKDIKEQSLYVREIPLMTDRTSFIVNGVERVVVNQLHRSPGVIFKEDESNTTESKLLYTGQIIPDRGSWLYFEYDAKDILYVRINKRRKVPITILFRALGYSKEDIVKLFYPIINIKIKNNKFLTEFNPDDFMGRIDYDIKDDKGNLVIAAGKRLTTRKAKALIEGGLKLIEYPLELLMDRHTASTIYDPESGEVLFDALTNLDELKLKKLLDLKFDSFEIANDLSSSADASIINAFKADAESLKLLKQTEQIDDENDLAAIRIYKVMRPGEPVTKEAAKEFIKKLFFDPERYDLTKVGRMKMNHKLGVNVPEYVTTLTYEDVIKTVQYLVKVKAGYGHIDDRDHLGNRRIRAIGELLANELHAGLIKMQKTIRDKMTTLSGTLEDIMPHDLINSKMITSTITEFFTSGQLSQFMDQTNPLSEVTHKRRLSALGEGGLVKERAGFEVRDVHPTHYGRICPVETPEGQNIGLINTLSTFSKVNDLGFIEAPYKKVVDGVVSNEITYYTATQEEGLVIAPGSTKVDENGKIVEPLIEVRLNGEIILMERNKVDLIDISSQMVMGVAASLIPFLEHNDANRALMGSNMMRQAVPLINPTAPIVGTGLEKTVARDAWEAIKALRGGVVEKADSKNIYISGEDENGAFIDHYEVNKNVKTNNNTSFGQRVAIKEGDVIEAGQVIADGPSMDKGELAVGINAMVAFMPWNGYNYEDAIILSERLIKKDAFTSVHIYEKEIDCRELKHGNEEITRDLPGVKEESITHLDASGIVKVGTYVTSGMILVGKVTPKGEIKPTPEERLLRAIFGDKAGHVINKSLYCPTSMEGTVVDVKVFTKKGYEKCERAKAEIELEKNELNQKHLDKLLMLDREEALKINNLLSKAKLEKELELDGVTYKKGDTLTLDVLVSVNRFAMKKVVSSYSKDIEKTYNDIKEHFIKQKAELRKEHEEKLDILEHDDILSSGVIKQVKVYIATKRKIKVGDKMAGRHGNKGIVSNIVPRVDMPYLEDGTTVDIILNPLGVPSRMNIGQIMEVHLGLVGRRLGKQIQQIYDAKKGEYISDLRAKMIEIAGVAKLMNAKSFIEKLSDDELLNYARDWSKGVKFATQIFDGVEAYDFEKLFEMAKIDSDGKCILYDGKTGEKMKERVNVGYMYMLKLHHLVDEKVHARSTGPYSLVTQQPVGGKALFGGQRFGEMEVWALEAYGATNVLKEMLTTKSDDVEGRTRAYRAIANGENVPASGVPETFFVLTKELKALALDVEIFEEVENDE, from the coding sequence ATGTTAAACTCTTTAAAATCTGGTAATAGACTCAGAGTAGATTTTGCGAAAAACCCACAAAAAATCGAAATTCCTAACTTATTACAACTACAACAAAATTCGTATGAATCTTTTTTAATGGTAAATAAAAAAGATAGATCATCAGCTGGTATTGAAAAAGTATTTAAAACAATATTTCCTATTCATGATGCTCAAAATAGACTAACTTTAGACTATTTAGGAAGTGAAGTTGGAAAACCAAGATATGATGTAAGAGAGACAATGATTAGAGGTCTTACATACTCAATTCCTTTAAAAATTAATGTTAGATTAACTCTTTGGGATATTGATGAGAAAACTGGTGAAAAAATTGGTGTTAAAGATATAAAAGAGCAATCTTTATATGTAAGAGAGATTCCTCTAATGACAGATAGAACATCATTTATTGTAAATGGTGTTGAAAGAGTTGTTGTAAATCAACTACACAGATCTCCAGGTGTTATTTTCAAAGAAGATGAATCAAATACAACTGAGAGCAAACTTCTATATACAGGTCAAATTATTCCAGATAGAGGTTCATGGTTATATTTTGAATATGATGCAAAAGATATATTATATGTAAGAATTAATAAAAGAAGAAAAGTTCCAATTACAATTCTATTTAGAGCATTAGGATATTCAAAAGAGGATATCGTAAAACTATTTTATCCAATAATTAATATTAAAATTAAAAATAATAAATTTTTAACAGAGTTCAACCCTGATGATTTTATGGGAAGAATTGATTATGATATTAAAGATGATAAAGGTAATTTAGTTATTGCTGCTGGAAAAAGATTAACAACTAGAAAAGCAAAAGCATTAATTGAAGGTGGATTAAAATTAATTGAGTATCCACTTGAGCTTTTAATGGATAGACATACGGCTAGTACAATTTATGATCCAGAATCAGGAGAGGTTTTATTTGATGCTTTAACAAATCTTGATGAGTTAAAACTTAAAAAACTTCTTGATTTGAAATTTGATTCATTTGAAATTGCAAATGATTTATCAAGTAGTGCTGATGCATCTATTATTAATGCATTTAAAGCAGATGCAGAGTCTTTAAAACTTCTAAAACAGACAGAGCAAATTGATGATGAAAATGATTTAGCTGCTATTAGAATTTATAAAGTTATGAGACCAGGTGAACCTGTAACTAAAGAAGCTGCAAAAGAGTTTATAAAAAAACTATTCTTTGATCCAGAAAGATACGACTTAACAAAAGTTGGAAGAATGAAGATGAATCATAAATTAGGTGTAAATGTTCCAGAATATGTTACAACACTTACTTATGAAGATGTTATTAAAACTGTTCAATATTTAGTAAAAGTTAAAGCTGGTTATGGACATATTGATGATAGAGATCATTTAGGAAATAGAAGAATTAGAGCTATTGGTGAGTTATTAGCAAATGAGTTACACGCTGGACTTATCAAAATGCAAAAAACAATTAGAGATAAAATGACAACTCTAAGTGGAACTTTAGAAGATATTATGCCACATGATTTAATCAACTCAAAAATGATTACATCAACAATTACTGAGTTCTTTACAAGTGGGCAACTTTCACAATTTATGGACCAAACAAATCCACTATCTGAAGTTACTCACAAAAGAAGATTATCAGCTCTTGGAGAGGGTGGTTTAGTAAAAGAGAGAGCAGGATTTGAAGTAAGAGATGTTCACCCAACTCACTATGGAAGAATCTGTCCAGTTGAAACTCCTGAGGGACAAAATATTGGACTTATTAATACTTTATCAACTTTCTCTAAAGTTAATGATTTAGGATTTATTGAAGCTCCATACAAAAAAGTTGTTGATGGTGTAGTTTCAAATGAGATTACTTATTATACAGCAACTCAAGAAGAGGGTCTTGTAATTGCTCCAGGATCAACTAAAGTTGATGAAAATGGAAAAATTGTTGAGCCATTAATTGAAGTTAGATTAAATGGTGAAATTATTTTAATGGAGAGAAATAAAGTTGATTTAATTGATATCTCTTCACAAATGGTTATGGGTGTTGCAGCTTCACTTATTCCATTCTTAGAACACAACGATGCCAATAGAGCACTTATGGGTTCAAATATGATGAGACAAGCAGTTCCTTTAATTAATCCAACAGCTCCAATCGTTGGAACAGGACTTGAAAAAACTGTTGCAAGAGATGCTTGGGAAGCAATTAAAGCTTTAAGAGGTGGAGTTGTTGAGAAAGCTGACTCTAAAAATATCTATATTAGTGGTGAAGATGAAAATGGTGCTTTCATTGATCACTATGAAGTAAATAAAAATGTTAAAACAAATAATAACACATCTTTTGGTCAAAGAGTTGCTATAAAAGAGGGTGATGTTATTGAAGCTGGACAAGTAATTGCTGATGGTCCTTCAATGGATAAAGGTGAACTTGCAGTTGGAATTAATGCTATGGTTGCGTTTATGCCATGGAATGGATACAACTATGAGGATGCTATTATTTTAAGTGAAAGATTAATTAAAAAAGATGCATTTACTTCAGTTCATATCTATGAAAAAGAGATTGATTGTAGAGAGTTAAAACATGGTAATGAAGAGATTACTAGAGATTTACCAGGTGTTAAAGAGGAGTCAATTACTCATTTAGATGCTTCTGGAATTGTTAAAGTTGGAACTTATGTAACTTCTGGAATGATTTTAGTTGGAAAAGTAACTCCAAAAGGTGAAATTAAACCAACTCCTGAAGAGAGACTTTTAAGAGCCATTTTTGGTGATAAAGCAGGACATGTTATAAATAAATCTTTATATTGTCCAACATCGATGGAAGGTACAGTTGTTGATGTTAAAGTATTCACTAAAAAAGGTTATGAGAAGTGTGAAAGAGCCAAAGCTGAAATTGAATTAGAGAAAAATGAACTAAATCAAAAACACCTTGATAAACTTTTAATGCTTGATAGAGAAGAGGCTTTAAAAATTAATAATCTATTATCAAAAGCTAAACTTGAAAAAGAGTTAGAGCTTGATGGTGTTACATATAAAAAAGGTGATACATTAACACTTGATGTTTTAGTAAGTGTAAATAGATTTGCTATGAAAAAAGTTGTTTCTTCATATAGCAAAGATATTGAAAAGACTTATAATGATATTAAAGAGCACTTTATTAAACAAAAAGCAGAGTTAAGAAAAGAGCATGAAGAGAAACTTGATATTCTTGAGCATGATGATATTTTATCAAGTGGTGTAATTAAACAAGTTAAAGTTTATATTGCAACAAAAAGAAAGATAAAAGTTGGGGATAAAATGGCTGGACGACATGGAAACAAAGGTATTGTTTCTAATATCGTTCCAAGAGTTGATATGCCATATTTAGAAGATGGAACAACAGTTGATATTATTTTAAATCCACTTGGGGTTCCTTCAAGGATGAATATTGGACAAATTATGGAAGTTCACTTAGGACTTGTAGGTAGAAGACTTGGAAAACAGATCCAACAAATCTATGATGCAAAAAAAGGTGAATATATTTCAGATTTAAGAGCAAAAATGATTGAGATTGCAGGAGTTGCAAAACTTATGAATGCTAAATCATTTATTGAAAAATTAAGTGACGATGAGTTGTTAAATTATGCTAGAGATTGGTCAAAAGGTGTTAAATTTGCAACACAAATTTTTGATGGTGTTGAAGCTTATGACTTTGAAAAACTGTTTGAAATGGCTAAGATAGACTCAGATGGTAAATGTATCTTATATGATGGAAAAACTGGTGAAAAAATGAAAGAGAGAGTAAATGTTGGTTACATGTATATGCTAAAACTTCACCACTTAGTTGATGAGAAAGTTCACGCAAGAAGTACAGGCCCATACTCACTAGTAACACAACAACCAGTTGGAGGAAAAGCTCTATTTGGAGGACAAAGATTTGGAGAGATGGAGGTTTGGGCATTAGAAGCTTATGGTGCAACAAATGTACTAAAAGAGATGCTTACAACTAAATCAGATGACGTTGAAGGAAGAACAAGAGCATATAGAGCTATTGCAAATGGTGAAAATGTTCCAGCTTCTGGTGTTCCTGAAACATTCTTTGTTTTAACAAAAGAGTTAAAAGCTTTAGCTTTAGACGTAGAGATTTTTGAAGAGGTAGAAAACGATGAGTAA